From the Lathyrus oleraceus cultivar Zhongwan6 chromosome 3, CAAS_Psat_ZW6_1.0, whole genome shotgun sequence genome, the window AATGGATTTAAAATTAATAGAATGATTATTGTAGACAGAATATATAAATTTTATTATAACACATATAGTCAAAACAGTGTACATATAAAATTTTCTACACCATGCATGTAAAGAAAAACTGCACACTTTTAGTTGAAATAGATAAATTGCATGACATCATATTTCAAGTGATATATTAGAAACATACCTACAATCAATATACTGTTTGATCTCATCAATATTCTGCGGCTGGTTGGAAGTTCCATCATCATTCGGTACAATGACAGCGGTGATTCTGTCGTAATCTTTGTTGATGTACTTGAATAAGTACTTAATCGATGTACTTTGATTGCACCATTCCATGTTTATGTGAGCTTGGTACTTTGTCAACAACTTTGCATTGCACCATTCGAATTTGTTGTTGGAAATTTTTTGATTCACATGATTCGTTGTCAAACAACAGATGTTGTAGAACTTTAGGAGCGGGTTTTAACAAAGGTAACTGAACTTTTCCTGATCCACAACACATGGAAAATTTAGGATTGGACGCATGACgacatttgtttttcctttccGAATACCACATATTTGCACCACAATATTGACATTCAATGACAGGATCCCCTATATCATAATACCCTTCTGATCATCAATAGTATTTAATTCATATGTTAAATGAGTTGTATttcataataataaaatattatttatagtaaATCATTTTAAAATACCTGATGTAATTTCAAAAGTTTCCATAGCATCTGTTCTATTAGacatttcatcttcatcaaaaCTTGAATTTGTTGCTGAATTGTAGCCTTTTGACATAACATTTATTGTGTTAAGAATATTGTAATATTCTATGACATATCATAAACAAATTAACTCAAATGaaaaataattaagaatataCCGTCAGATTCATCATTCATATTATCGTCTCCACTATCAGATGCAAAAAGCTCATTGAGTTGCAATTCTGGTATTGGATATTGGTTTGATGTTGTTGCAGCAAATGTATTGTCAAACCTCTTAGATAAGTTAACTCCTAATTTGGTAATGTTTCTGCTTGATATCCTTTTTGATCTGATATTATTATTGGTACTTGACTTAGTCTTTAAGGACGAATGAAGTTGACGACTTACTTCAACGTTGGCTATACCACGACCGTCATTTAGTATGTTTGGCGAAAGTTCTGATAGTGGTATCCTCAAAGCTGTTGAGTCATTGCCGCGTCTTTTATCAAATGTACCGTTTTCTTTTAGAGCAGTTTTCAACCTCTTAGATTTCTTGTCATCAATAACACTCTTTCTATAAATTCTGGCTTTTGCAGCATTCTTCCTCCTCAAAATAGTTTTAAAATGTAATTCTTCGTCTACCATTTTGAATATTTTCTATTATAGTACTCACTCAGTCTCTATAATTCAAAATGATCATACTTGATCATACATCTGAAAAAATTACACATATATAACAGATATTATATATCTTCATcattataaataaaataaaagatatATAATTTTATAGTGAATAAAAATATCAAATGTTCACCTGATAAAAAACATAACTTACATTGCCATGGCTTTATTTGAATAAAGTTTTCTTACAGCTTTTGCTCATTCAACATGATAAGTTCATTTCTTGAATTTGGAACAATACTTGAAATGctaatatataatatataagGTACATGTTAAGAATGAATCATTtccattatatatatatatatatatatatatatatatatatatatatatatatatatatatatatatatatatatatatatatatatatatatatttggtACGAAACAAAAAGAAAGATCAAAATTAAAATTCACATAAGTAGCTCTTATTTTAATCCATAAAATAGATacataattaattttaaaataaatgaaaataaaaaatcaCCAAAGATGAAACataaaatttaaaacataaaaGCGAAAAAACTTTATACAAAATCACCAAAATCGATAATGCAAAATCGAAATAGATAGAAATCAAAATAGATCTAAATCTAGAACACAATAATTAGAACTTAACCGAAATAGATGAAATCAAAAGTCAAAATAAAAAatcaccaaaatcaacaaatttGAAATATATGGAATCAAAATCAGGAATATTATAACTTGCCATTGTCACCATGCTCACTTTAAATTGAAATTTTAAATTGAGATAGAGGAAAAATAATGGGTTAGAACCAAAATTCGGGGATGAAAATAGTGTAAATAAAGAAGGAAAAAgaattaaatgaaattgatttGGTTATTTGAGATGGATTTTGGAGTAAAATAGAGAATGCACACATATTTATGAAAATGGATTTTCTGGATTTGTTTAAGAAGATATAGAGAATACATAGTGTTTATGAAAATAGTTTTTTTTGGATAAATCaataatgatttgtttgtttacCGTGATTCAAATAGAATTGACATAAATGTGAATGGAAGAAGGCCGAGAAACTAAATTGAGTTGACTCAAAGCACCCATGAGAATAGAATGAGACCTTAAATCAAATAGAAATATTGTAATGTTGCATAAATTATATTTGTAAAAAATATATATCTTCTAAAAAAGGAAGGTATTCATGTACGAACAAacgcatatatatatatatatatatatatatatatatatatatatatatatatatatatatatatatatatatatatatatatatcatttaaTTTTCGACTTTGTAAAAAAGATGAGATTGATAGATGAAAAAAAATAAAACCTCTTACCTTTTCTCCTTTGTAACTCTGACACACAAATGCGCGCTGATGGATGAACAAATAACTGAAATTGAAATTGAAACGAAAGGATTGTAATCAACCTAAAATGATTTGCACAACTATATACTATTCAATTTTTGATTTGTAAAAAATGATGAGATACGTAGATGAAGAAAATAAAACACATACATTTTCTCTTTTTGAATTTGAAACTCCGCCACACCAATGCTCGGCGGATGAAAATTGGTTATTATGGGAGAATCAAGGAGATTTAGGGTTAATGGAAATAGTGAAATACACTGAAAGAGTAAAAAAAGCAGTGAAAAATATCTTTGGAAAGATGAAATTGTGTTTATTGATATTTGTAATTGAAAGGGATACAATGTGTTTGACAAAGAATTTGAAAGAGTTTATTGGTATATGAATTAGAAAGTTATTAATATCTTTGGAAAGttattaatttttatatattaaaagtagataCGTATTAGATGTtattttgaaagttatttagaaaaaatgaaaaaaaataaaatgataaattaatttaaaaaatacaaaGGTAAAATTGACATGCTTCATAAATGTAGGGGTATGACTCATGAGGATAATGTCATGGGTATAATTAAAATTTTCTTCTTCTAGTAGGCTAACCCTAAATATACACGGCCCATTCCATTCATCTTTTCACCTTTCTTCCACCTCGTTCCATCCTGCTCCGCTTCCGGCGACTAAAAGCGGCGGACAACCTGTGCTCCGCCGAGTCACTGTCATCCTAAACACAAACCGAGTTAACCCTGTTACACATAGTTAGTTACAAGTCCAAAACCAAACACCACTATCTTCTCCGATTACAGTCTCCAATGGAAGGGTTAAAGGTTTCAGAAGCTAGCTTAATAGTTCACATTCATCCTTCTAAAAGCAATCAAGTTTCAAAATCAGTTCTTCGTGAACTCAGCACTATGCTTTTCACGTAACCTTTCTTCAACCAATTAATCATACACTTTCAAATATCACAATCAACGTgactatttatttattttgtttttgttgcGTCTCTTTGCAGGTACAACGAGGTCTTCGACGGTGTCGTTTTGGCTTACGATGTTAACTCGTTAGACAAATGCGCGAAGATTCTTCCTGGAGTTTTCCCTTATTTCGGTGTTAATTTGAAGGTTAATCTGTTACTTTTTTCTCCCAAGCCAGATATGCTTTTAGGTATTTTTAATTTCTTCTGTTAATGCTGCGAGTTTTGTTTCGTTCtattgttttaagaaaaatcaaCAAATCGTGGTAGCTCAATTTTCTCGGGTTAGTTAATTGATTAATAGGGTTTGTGATGTGTTGTTTTTTTCAGAAGGAAAGGTAGTGAAACTTACACATGAGTCTATTCATGTTGTTGTGCTTGGATTTGCTTCTGCGATTATAACGGAGAAAGATATCAGGGCAGAGTTTGTGTACAAGATGGTGAGCTTCTCCCAGGAATGTTTTGATGGTTATATATGTGTGTGGCTTTAGTACTCAGTAGTGGTGATGTGTGGTTTTTGTTTTTGTAGAAGCACGGGCAAGAAGTGTATGCGAGCAACTCTCACAAACGACATGTGATAAAGGTTGGAACCACGATAAAATTTTTGGTCAAGAGGTATGAAGTACTTTTAAATTGCTTCAAATTAGATTAGATTTGTTCAATGCTTCTTTTTGCGTTACAATTGCATGAAAATCTGTTTTGATATCATGATAGGTAGGTCTCAAGTTTGGTTTCTTTTTTCTGATCTCTATCCTCTAGATGGGTTGCATTGCGTATCCTAATTGATTTTTGATGCGATGAAGAAGCACTATGTATATGTACATTTGTATGAGTAGTAGCTAATATTAATATAACTCTATACCGCTGTATCATTGGTTGTACATGAATATATTAAAACAGATTTGGCTGCCTTATAAGCAAATCTGTTGAGAGTGACGGGAGTTGGACTTCTACTAACATATATACACCCCTTTCTGTGTTTTTGGATGTATATCTAGTATCTACTAGGAAGGTTTGCCCGTTCTTTGTATAAATACTTGTCCTATTTTAGGTCTTGTCTAGTCTAGAAGCACCCTTTAAGGCGCACACACACATTCTGCTATAACCAAATCACAAATGCACCAAAATGTACAAAAGTTGTAATTTTGGTATCCTTACTTACTCTTTCCAAAACCTTAAAAATGAGCCTTTAATAATTGCTCTTCGGGAGTCTTTCTCACTTGTCGATGTGTATGCACCTACACTTTGTCATTGGCAAGTCATACACT encodes:
- the LOC127126917 gene encoding uncharacterized protein LOC127126917; its protein translation is MEGLKVSEASLIVHIHPSKSNQVSKSVLRELSTMLFTYNEVFDGVVLAYDVNSLDKCAKILPGVFPYFGVNLKVNLLLFSPKPDMLLEGKVVKLTHESIHVVVLGFASAIITEKDIRAEFVYKMKHGQEVYASNSHKRHVIKVGTTIKFLVKSFDEEMLHVYGSLVPDNTGSIHWLDKKLEVVSHSDRSIKKRENDGQPLMSDKDALDGEPSTVDTAQKLKKSKKQKLKEES